One window from the genome of Brevinematia bacterium encodes:
- a CDS encoding T9SS type A sorting domain-containing protein translates to MKRFGIVLLTILLVLFGSYSSYASLIFTEEFDNTANIQRTTMTIINGVAEIGYPDVHGWVNWNNQWGDYAYYNGNFYIVWTDGRYDGQWQVFLTKINTNGSILFSTNVEVSMHAVTNSNYYNFARIPTISVYDSDHIYISFLQFLNGKYYTYTSRWRDLGSSLELIWSRRVDNGYGDNISYTPIPFKLSSAVGDSKELYLVQVWHRIGSGELSFVSKILPNGTQMWLSPGSPGTQYLTVFNGGSFIIAGEAIYRDGFIYASGQHWIWSPNRDFGVGINKISTNDVYSAQWSTGTNITTDRGIILNYARHFAPKVSMTILGSSLYVALADQRNGDMDVFLAKVNTNNGAREWTKLISGGSGDQEYPSVSYDSVGNLYVSYVDRSSGIPILYLAKVDKDTGEVKGRMNFNSVLYANSGGFYLPDFYIDSIGAIYIFFKEDGGVGKVRVKVAKFDEFGGNLVWLRELPDIQFKKYSHILSRRLLQNLVGTPVAVRVNSTYSGAPTFRVSPNGGINYYLAPTNQTVEFTNLGNDLRVRVEAIGNGNQLVVVSNYTFEILFYYTGDLFASTNSLFTTYVGSNFISPSPTVQLLTNITFSDGISKAIYYVKLHNTGNTNGQFYLYLTPSGWPVSVYNWANVNVSTAFTNGEYSIIVPTNSTTNFRIEVSIPSTASDREFQDFSLYSSAIQGGYLHDSITLRAISWKYLPDAFISNVSGISGTNLWEISPITQVFSNLVNSKFAGYETVVTNYIVIENKGILQDVVLVTNRFYTTLGSISDWNIVISNITDGQSVSFPYHLQIPSGQRKVIQVTVSAKTNAPVGSFLNLEFFSFSTNTRYTISGDTNVYYDDLRKDSIRLVFENHKYQPDLIVATNPYFLGGVQDNNYVSTNISLTQSIMVRTVNDRSLTYYFKLQNDGEEVDIIHLRSFGITNSGWSEVYYLGSDDITLSITNGTNIALGVGEEFVFRGVFTPDSTVESGVEPWVKLLAYTTNFTNAYDVVYARPRNIKVKPDAMVGYDISSATNGNNVYNSTGANQYITNVMLKGGVEVRTNVVIVQNDSTTDPDIINIVGDKASGSWFIKYLDLSDNDITHNITNTSNLTLPLGSSVTLKVVSYPLATAGDDEWIEIKIRAYSSYVNSQEDVVVISNRAVSIKPDMGVFSFISGWIDIPTISTTYLGQASLSNKIVAGRTNNVKIRLKNDTDSLQEYTLKASLSNIGGSLADWNYRFRVIVGNTTNDITAYVTNLGWIKLYSAREQVEVLVEVTLTNAVENNLQTTNGAVSNTLEIRYDFVSMLRTNTVDRGMHSFIAVRGLPDAYHDSIGGYAGIDIITNTFVSENYFLYGLTLRYPREDIILRFKNDGDFRDVFRIYATVSNGNQPGNHITNWIFRFYDEKNNDITSLVTNTNAGWTNLITNGYEKLLRVLIVNTNGFVNDEVFFFFYFETITLQRRLDTVWFGSVITPGLPDIAISNITTGILRGTNQFAPDSFDYQKTEANEIGRFKLVLRNIAPVEGEPEFRLKATFYGDVSKFEVYHTNKSGEFVSNELLTSSGYTNSIRNYNSANGWPEDNIYVYVKPKNTAISGDLVVIRYEFSLYDNPGVFDVVYITNKVVKPRVSVMSRPSIESTVTAEIRKYQSSSGSFVVSNADNVWEEFVLRASQSNPEGWVVSFFTNSTDISSYIFGSGFTTPRIEGSGIVLFSFRVTNTTELVSGTTNIVTIRAISKKNTNVYSVLRVEIVYVDAIADIFALGSDEDNKDSAGKGILDGAITNKIELNQTNVYTIFLSNSIGVGDKVRFIVSVESNHSPNFTTRILSENGDDITGVVFTSNYVVELRAGESKHIKVYRVLTNTNSLVCSGFYSYLRLSMKTYDIENNIYDFVILRDVVVDPRVDLRSASGYDNIFSFTSYSDAGKVVKTFKNVPVTLYLGIMNVDAVAERFFVKANVGGNIWDVKYYDCSDAEITEQVSNGNYLTPEIQPSQFYFIKAVIKPSLQASPADVFEQFIEVWSLKNTNRKDYVTNKVGIESMFIVGSVKDRKTKVGISGPIIEVTDPYGVKVTVTGDESGNYSAPVYPVIGGLYKMKVDARGYVGSVSNIYLEIGTNVVNFELVSFNMVADKVDVRIFPNPIEGGKGGNFVYAVSEPSIVTISIYDINGKLVRHLVKDERKEKGVYYVLWDGTDESGAYLRQGVYIFTINTGKEVIVKKLFVK, encoded by the coding sequence ACTAATGTTGAGGTATCAATGCATGCGGTAACCAACAGCAACTACTATAACTTTGCTAGAATTCCTACTATTTCTGTGTATGACAGTGATCATATATACATCTCTTTCTTACAGTTTTTGAACGGAAAATATTACACTTATACTTCCAGATGGCGAGATTTGGGAAGTAGTTTAGAACTTATTTGGAGTAGGAGAGTAGACAACGGATATGGGGACAATATTTCATACACTCCTATACCGTTCAAGCTTTCTTCAGCAGTTGGTGATAGTAAAGAACTTTACTTGGTTCAGGTTTGGCATAGAATAGGTAGTGGAGAGCTTTCCTTTGTTTCCAAGATACTTCCTAATGGGACTCAAATGTGGCTATCTCCGGGTTCTCCAGGAACTCAGTATCTTACAGTCTTCAATGGTGGTAGTTTTATAATAGCTGGAGAAGCTATCTATAGAGATGGTTTTATCTACGCTTCTGGGCAACATTGGATTTGGAGTCCAAATAGGGATTTTGGAGTTGGTATTAATAAGATATCCACTAATGATGTCTACTCTGCACAGTGGAGCACTGGCACAAATATAACAACTGATAGAGGAATAATTCTAAACTATGCCAGACATTTCGCTCCAAAGGTTTCAATGACAATTCTTGGAAGCAGTTTATACGTTGCATTAGCTGATCAAAGAAACGGTGATATGGATGTTTTCCTAGCAAAAGTTAATACAAACAACGGTGCTAGAGAGTGGACAAAGCTTATTTCAGGAGGTAGTGGAGATCAGGAATATCCCTCAGTATCTTATGATAGTGTTGGCAATCTTTATGTCTCCTACGTTGACCGTTCAAGTGGTATTCCTATTCTCTACCTTGCTAAGGTTGATAAGGATACTGGTGAAGTAAAAGGAAGGATGAATTTTAATAGTGTTCTTTACGCCAACAGTGGTGGATTTTATCTACCAGACTTTTATATAGATAGCATAGGAGCAATATATATCTTTTTCAAGGAGGATGGAGGAGTTGGTAAAGTTAGAGTTAAGGTTGCGAAGTTTGATGAGTTTGGTGGAAATCTCGTTTGGCTTAGAGAGTTACCAGATATACAATTCAAAAAATATTCACATATTCTCTCAAGAAGATTACTACAGAATTTGGTTGGAACCCCAGTAGCTGTTAGAGTAAACTCTACTTACTCCGGTGCACCAACATTTAGAGTCTCTCCTAACGGTGGTATAAACTATTACCTTGCTCCCACAAACCAAACAGTTGAGTTTACTAACCTTGGTAATGATCTAAGGGTTAGAGTTGAAGCTATTGGCAATGGTAACCAATTAGTGGTAGTATCAAACTATACTTTTGAGATCTTGTTTTACTACACAGGTGACTTATTTGCTTCAACAAATTCGCTCTTTACTACCTATGTTGGAAGTAACTTTATATCACCTTCTCCTACTGTCCAGCTACTAACAAACATCACCTTCTCTGATGGGATAAGTAAAGCCATATACTATGTAAAGCTACACAACACAGGAAATACAAATGGACAATTTTATCTCTACCTTACACCATCTGGTTGGCCTGTTTCGGTATACAATTGGGCTAATGTTAATGTATCAACCGCTTTCACCAACGGTGAGTATAGTATCATAGTTCCTACAAACTCCACAACCAACTTTAGAATTGAGGTCTCAATCCCAAGCACCGCTAGCGATAGAGAGTTTCAAGACTTTTCTCTTTACTCAAGTGCCATACAAGGTGGCTATCTCCACGATTCCATAACTCTAAGAGCAATATCTTGGAAGTATCTTCCAGATGCTTTCATTAGTAATGTCTCAGGCATTTCGGGAACAAACCTCTGGGAGATTTCCCCCATAACTCAAGTTTTCTCTAACCTTGTAAACTCAAAGTTTGCAGGGTATGAGACTGTAGTAACCAACTACATAGTCATAGAAAACAAGGGAATCCTACAGGATGTAGTTTTAGTAACCAACAGATTCTACACTACTCTAGGCAGTATAAGTGACTGGAACATAGTTATATCAAACATAACCGATGGGCAGAGTGTATCATTTCCATATCATCTACAGATACCGTCAGGGCAGAGGAAAGTAATTCAAGTTACTGTTTCTGCAAAAACTAACGCTCCAGTGGGAAGCTTTCTGAACCTAGAGTTCTTCTCTTTTTCAACAAACACCCGTTACACTATCTCTGGTGATACAAATGTTTATTATGACGACCTCAGAAAAGATAGTATAAGACTAGTCTTTGAAAACCATAAATATCAGCCTGATCTTATCGTTGCTACTAATCCCTACTTCCTAGGTGGTGTTCAGGATAATAACTACGTTTCAACTAATATCTCCCTCACTCAGTCAATAATGGTAAGAACCGTAAATGATCGTTCTCTCACCTACTACTTCAAACTACAAAACGATGGAGAGGAGGTAGATATTATCCACTTAAGGTCATTTGGTATAACAAACAGCGGTTGGAGTGAAGTTTATTATCTAGGTAGTGATGACATTACTTTAAGCATAACTAACGGCACTAATATAGCTTTAGGTGTTGGTGAAGAATTTGTCTTCAGAGGTGTGTTTACACCAGATTCAACAGTTGAGAGTGGTGTTGAACCGTGGGTTAAGCTGTTAGCTTACACTACCAACTTTACCAACGCTTACGATGTCGTTTACGCAAGACCCAGGAACATAAAAGTAAAACCCGATGCAATGGTAGGGTACGATATTTCTTCAGCAACCAACGGTAACAATGTATACAATTCAACAGGGGCTAACCAGTATATAACTAACGTCATGCTTAAGGGAGGAGTGGAAGTTAGAACAAACGTTGTTATTGTGCAGAACGATAGCACAACCGATCCTGATATAATCAACATTGTTGGAGATAAGGCTAGTGGTAGTTGGTTTATCAAGTATCTAGATCTTTCAGATAACGATATCACACACAACATAACCAATACCTCAAACCTCACATTACCTTTGGGAAGTAGTGTTACATTAAAGGTTGTTTCCTATCCTTTAGCAACTGCGGGAGATGATGAATGGATAGAAATTAAGATCAGAGCTTACTCTTCCTATGTCAACTCTCAAGAAGACGTAGTTGTTATTTCCAACAGAGCTGTTTCCATTAAGCCAGATATGGGTGTTTTCTCATTTATCTCTGGATGGATTGACATACCAACAATATCCACAACTTATCTCGGTCAGGCTAGCTTAAGTAATAAGATAGTAGCCGGTAGAACTAACAATGTAAAGATCAGGCTTAAAAATGATACAGACAGTTTACAAGAATACACTCTAAAAGCTAGTTTGTCAAATATAGGCGGTAGCCTAGCAGACTGGAACTACAGATTTAGGGTTATTGTTGGAAACACTACTAACGATATAACTGCCTATGTTACTAACCTTGGATGGATTAAGTTATACTCTGCAAGAGAGCAGGTTGAGGTTCTGGTAGAAGTTACCCTCACCAATGCCGTTGAAAACAATTTACAAACAACAAACGGTGCTGTAAGCAATACCCTTGAAATAAGGTATGACTTTGTCAGTATGTTGAGGACAAATACAGTTGACAGAGGTATGCATAGTTTTATAGCGGTTAGAGGTCTACCTGATGCATACCATGACAGCATTGGAGGATATGCTGGTATTGATATCATTACTAATACTTTCGTTAGCGAGAACTATTTCCTCTACGGTCTTACTCTTAGGTATCCTAGGGAAGATATAATATTAAGGTTTAAAAATGATGGAGACTTTAGAGATGTGTTTAGGATTTATGCTACAGTTTCAAACGGTAACCAACCTGGAAACCACATAACCAACTGGATCTTCAGATTCTACGACGAGAAAAACAACGATATAACCTCTTTAGTAACCAACACCAATGCTGGTTGGACAAATCTTATAACCAATGGTTATGAAAAGCTTTTGAGAGTTTTAATTGTTAACACCAATGGTTTCGTAAACGACGAGGTGTTTTTCTTCTTCTACTTTGAGACAATCACCTTGCAAAGAAGGTTGGATACCGTCTGGTTTGGAAGTGTTATAACTCCTGGGCTTCCTGATATCGCTATATCTAACATAACTACAGGCATTCTCAGAGGGACAAACCAATTTGCCCCCGATAGTTTTGATTACCAAAAAACAGAAGCTAACGAAATTGGAAGATTTAAACTCGTTCTTAGGAATATTGCTCCTGTTGAGGGAGAACCAGAGTTTAGACTGAAAGCAACTTTCTACGGAGATGTTTCTAAGTTTGAGGTTTACCACACTAATAAAAGTGGAGAGTTTGTAAGTAATGAACTTCTCACCAGTTCTGGCTATACAAATTCAATAAGAAATTATAACAGTGCTAATGGATGGCCTGAAGACAACATATATGTTTACGTGAAACCGAAAAATACCGCAATTTCAGGAGATCTAGTTGTAATAAGGTATGAATTCAGTTTGTATGACAACCCTGGCGTTTTTGATGTAGTGTACATAACAAATAAGGTTGTGAAACCTCGGGTTAGTGTGATGTCTCGTCCTTCAATTGAGAGTACCGTAACAGCCGAGATCCGTAAATATCAATCTTCTTCAGGTAGTTTTGTTGTATCCAATGCTGACAATGTCTGGGAAGAGTTTGTTTTGAGAGCTAGTCAATCTAATCCGGAAGGGTGGGTTGTAAGCTTCTTCACGAACTCAACGGATATTTCTTCCTACATTTTCGGAAGTGGTTTTACCACTCCTAGAATTGAGGGAAGTGGGATAGTCCTTTTCAGCTTTAGAGTTACAAACACCACCGAGCTAGTAAGTGGGACAACCAACATTGTTACTATCAGAGCAATATCAAAGAAAAATACAAACGTTTACTCCGTTTTGAGAGTAGAGATTGTCTATGTTGATGCTATTGCCGATATTTTTGCCCTAGGAAGTGACGAAGACAATAAAGATTCCGCCGGAAAAGGGATCTTAGACGGTGCTATAACGAATAAGATTGAGTTAAATCAGACTAACGTATACACCATATTTTTAAGTAATTCAATAGGCGTTGGAGATAAGGTGAGATTTATTGTAAGTGTTGAGAGTAATCACTCTCCTAACTTTACAACACGTATTCTCTCCGAGAATGGTGATGATATAACTGGAGTGGTTTTTACTTCCAACTATGTTGTAGAACTCAGAGCTGGTGAAAGTAAACATATCAAAGTTTACAGAGTTCTTACAAACACTAATTCCTTGGTCTGCAGTGGATTCTACTCCTATCTAAGACTTTCAATGAAAACCTATGACATTGAAAATAATATCTATGACTTTGTTATCCTGAGAGATGTGGTAGTTGATCCAAGGGTAGATCTAAGAAGTGCCAGTGGTTACGACAACATCTTCTCTTTTACCTCTTACTCTGATGCTGGAAAAGTTGTAAAGACGTTTAAGAATGTTCCAGTTACACTGTATTTAGGTATTATGAATGTTGATGCTGTTGCAGAGAGGTTTTTTGTTAAGGCTAATGTAGGTGGTAATATCTGGGATGTTAAGTATTACGACTGCTCTGACGCAGAAATAACAGAGCAAGTGAGCAACGGTAATTACCTTACTCCAGAAATTCAACCTAGTCAGTTTTACTTCATCAAAGCGGTCATTAAGCCTTCTTTGCAGGCTAGCCCTGCTGATGTGTTTGAACAGTTTATAGAAGTTTGGTCCCTAAAAAACACTAACAGGAAAGATTACGTGACTAACAAGGTGGGGATAGAGAGCATGTTTATAGTTGGTAGCGTTAAAGACAGGAAAACAAAAGTAGGAATATCTGGCCCCATTATTGAGGTAACTGATCCTTACGGAGTTAAAGTTACTGTTACTGGTGATGAAAGTGGTAACTATTCTGCTCCAGTTTACCCAGTCATAGGCGGACTTTACAAAATGAAAGTTGATGCTAGAGGGTATGTAGGTAGTGTTAGCAACATCTATCTGGAAATAGGGACAAATGTAGTCAACTTTGAGTTGGTTTCATTCAATATGGTTGCGGATAAGGTTGATGTGAGAATATTTCCAAATCCCATAGAAGGTGGTAAAGGTGGTAACTTTGTCTATGCTGTTTCTGAGCCTTCTATTGTAACAATCTCAATATACGACATCAACGGAAAACTCGTTAGACATTTGGTAAAAGATGAGAGAAAGGAAAAAGGAGTTTACTATGTGCTATGGGATGGTACTGATGAGAGTGGTGCTTACCTTAGGCAAGGAGTTTACATATTTACCATTAACACAGGTAAAGAGGTAATTGTTAAAAAGTTGTTTGTTAAGTAG